In Apteryx mantelli isolate bAptMan1 chromosome 26, bAptMan1.hap1, whole genome shotgun sequence, a single window of DNA contains:
- the KLHL17 gene encoding kelch-like protein 17 codes for MEGGVQLLNRDGHSISHNSKRHYHDAFVCMNRMRQRGLLCDIVLHVGTKEIKAHKVVLASCSPYFHAMFTNEMSESRQTHVTLHDIDPQALEQLVQYAYTAEIVVGEGNVQTLLPAASLLQLNGVRDACCKFLLSQLDPSNCLGIRGFADTHSCSDLLKSAHKYVLQHFVEVSKTEEFMLLPLKQVLDLISSDSLNVPSEEEVYRAVLSWVKHDVDSRRQHVPRLMKCVRLPLLSRDFLMSNVDTELLVRHHSECKDLLIEALKYHLMPEQRGVLSNSRTRPRRCEGASTVLFAVGGGSLFAIHGDCEAYDTRTDRWHMVASMSIRRARVGVAAIGNKLYAVGGYDGTSDLATVESYDPVTNSWQPEVSMGTRRSCLGVAALHGLLYAAGGYDGASCLNSAERYDPLTGTWTSIAAMSTRRRYVRVATLDGNLYAVGGYDSSSHLATVEKYEPQINTWTPIANMLSRRSSAGVAVLEGMLYVAGGNDGTSCLNSVERYNPKTNTWESVAPMNIRRSTHDLVAMDGWLYAVGGNDGSSSLNSIEKYNPRTNKWVAASCMFTRRSSVGVAVLELLNFPPPSSPTLSVSSTSL; via the exons ATGGAAGGTGGCGTGCAGCTCCTCAACCGTGACGGCCACAGCATTTCCCACAACTCCAAGCGGCACTACCATGACGCCTTTGTGTGCATGAACCGCATGCGGCAGCGGGGGCTGCTCTGCGACATCGTGCTCCATGTGGGTACCAAGGAGATCAAGGCCCACAAGGTGGTGCTGGCGTCCTGCAGCCCGTACTTCCACGCCATGTTCACAA ATGAGATGAGTGAGAGCCGCCAGACCCATGTGACGCTGCACGATATTGACCCACAGGCTTTGGAGCAGCTGGTGCAATACGCTTACACAGCCGAGATTGTGGTGGGCGAGGGGAATGTGCAG ACTCTccttcctgctgccagcctgcttCAACTCAATGGTGTGCGGGATGCTTGCTGCAAGTTCCTACTCAGCCAGCTCGACCCATCCAACTGCCTAGGCATCCGGGGTTTTGCTGACACACACTCCTGCAGTGACCTCCTCAAGTCTGCACACAAGTATGTCCTCCAACACTTCGTGGAGGTGTCCAAGACAGAGGAGTTCATGTTGCTGCCTCTTAAACAG GTGCTGGACCTCATTTCTAGTGACAGCCTCAATGTGCCATCGGAAGAGGAAGTGTATCGGGCTGTGCTCAGCTGGGTCAAACATGATGTGGACAGCAGAAGGCAGCATGTCCCCAGG CTCATGAAGTGCGTGCGACTGCCCTTGCTGAGCCGGGACTTCCTCATGAGCAACGTGGACACAGAGTTGCTGGTGCGGCACCACTCGGAGTGCAAGGACCTGTTGATTGAAGCCCTCAAATATCACCTCATGCCAGAGCAGAGAGGAGTCCTTAGCAACAGCAGGACGAGGCCACGGCGCTGCGAGGGGGCCAGCACTGTTCTCTTTGCTGTGG GTGGGGGGAGCCTATTCGCCATCCACGGGGACTGTGAGGCTTATGACACGCGGACGGACCGGTGGCACATGGTGGCCTCCATGTCGATTCGCAGGGCCAGAGTGGGCGTTGCTGCCATTGGGAACAAGCTGTATGCTGTGGGCGG ttATGATGGGACATCTGACTTGGCCACAGTGGAGTCCTATGACCCTGTCACCAACTCCTGGCAGCCTGAGGTCTCCATGGGCACCAGGAGGAGCTGCCTGGGTGTAGCAGCACTTCATGGGCTCCTCTACGCCGCTGGGGGGTATGATGGGGCCTCGTGCCTGAACAG tgcaGAGCGATACGACCCTCTGACAGGCACTTGGACATCCATCGCTGCCATGAGCACCAGGAGACGCTATGTCCGTGTAGCAACGCTAG ATGGCAACCTCTATGCTGTTGGGGGATACGACAGCTCATCCCACTTAGCCACGGTAGAAAAGTATGAGCCCCAG ATCAACACCTGGACACCCATTGCCAACATGTTAAGTCGCCGGAGCAGTGCGGGAGTGGCTGTGCTGGAGGGGATGCTCTACGTGGCTGGCGGCAATGATGGGACCAGCTGCCTTAACTCTGTTGAGCGCTACAACCCCAAAACCAACACATGGGAGAGCGTGGCACCCATGAATATCCGTAG GAGCACCCACGACCTGGTGGCCATGGACGGGTGGCTGTACGCAGTGGGTGGCAATGATGGGAGCTCCAGCCTGAATTCCATCGAGAAGTACAACCCCCGCACCAACAAGTGGGTGGCAGCCTCGTGCATGTTCACACGGCGGAGCAGCGTGGGGGTGGCTGTGCTGGAGCTGCTCAACTTCCCTCCCCCTTCTTCGCCCACCCTATCTGTGTCCTCAACGAGTCTTTGA